From a region of the Drosophila virilis strain 15010-1051.87 chromosome 3, Dvir_AGI_RSII-ME, whole genome shotgun sequence genome:
- the LOC6636855 gene encoding uncharacterized protein isoform X7: MHGYPVMQFVQYSMPPPCSWVPAPPPTSASEAHHRGSLAHRHGAGIKKYVVWCLICGGFSCLLGVLFLGVYFLLHSYTITVGNFETVPTFVPATLLILTGVCIMSLARRRNRYSYLIKLSGACGLVSALTCALVTVTTTVLHMSRLQALRECEYAQKTRTCTCYSDLIESHVDRVDKGVRLVFDSLSDCGVVHGSLYSCLRAIFGLSVAGVLIAVFSCMLVYQLLSHERKKMYWEQLELRCRSLYASQAPPPHGLAPGRMLNCRCCEQCHAHRQLTLPLQATAYPWDEASAAAAAAAVAASGGAGAEQRFWAAQPPGNFYSPNPGGEETVSGCRNGRDRANRSSSSGWSWPRMPWQRTTPDATRRFRQAAASPDSQYGFSSATAVAVADGNQMLIEEPVVVGGNYNALSPPNALPYGVWGPPPPYSDPNSPARRGYYQYLQAGTCLPGNPTVTALMPQQQQEQPQQLVPQSRACGQHQGQSATLERMDGLSGATASVGNVRSAAYKAKTTVGNGEYENTHSDSDGCNGWERDRCSNTLPTRKLKKRIEAGAKSIGPQNNASQQRPNVQQVFACEVAAKQQAEQQAQPQAGIGVENSGYQDSNGAIAKGQAAPPSAPTAAAGEMLEGAESEVYFADVSSCCNMSLKNDNYYDNAQRHQVHHQHQHSNCSHSSSNQSTNNNNNEDYLAQRFARREHSVRSRLPIPQTRLEDDYESSNLNMPTLKSAALDQQQQQLQKDISRQSMCSVDSEAKTEFTDLSPSTPGEGQLPLPPPPANFASDPPVSQTSAANFVASFPYSSESQCLEAHRRSTKNIHELLLTTGNGTGSTAVDAQAHYEIINDRYQLQRSVAAKSKSKSRSREHLDIYEGGGCPAERSSDWSDGSGCGAVRTGSKRL; this comes from the exons ATGCATGGCTATCCGGTGATGCAGTTCGTGCAATACAGCATGCCTCCGCCGTGCTCCTGGGTACCCGCACCGCCACCCACATCCGCCTCAGAGGCACATCATCGCGGCTCGCTGG CTCATCGCCATGGTGCTGGGATCAAGAAGTATGTGGTGTGGTGCCTCATCTGCGGCGGATTTAGCTGCCTGCTGGGCGTGCTCTTCTTGGGCGTATACTTTCTGCTCCATTCCTATACTATAACCGTGGGCAACTTTGAAACGGTGCCCACCTTTGTGCCCGCCACGCTG CTAATCCTCACGGGCGTTTGCATTATGAGCCTGGCGCGTCGTCGCAATCGATATAGCTATCTC ATCAAGCTGTCAGGAGCCTGTGGCCTTGTCTCCGCCTTAACCTGCGCCCTGGTGACCGTGACCACCACCGTCCTCCACATGAGCCGGCTGCAGGCGTTGCGTGAATGCGAATATGCGCAGAAGACGCGTACCTGCACCTGCTACTCGGATCTCATTGAATCACACGTGGATCGCGTTGACAAAG GCGTGCGTCTGGTCTTCGACTCGCTCTCGGACTGCGGCGTCGTCCACGGCTCCCTTTACTCCTGCCTGCGCGCGATTTTCGGCCTGTCCGTGGCCGGCGTGCTCATCGCCGTGTTCAGCTGCATGCTGGTCTATCAGCTGCTCAGCCACGAGCGCAAGAAGATGTACTgggagcagctggagctgcgcTGCCGATCCCTATATGCCAGCCAGGCGCCACCGCCACATGGACTCGCGCCGGGTCGCATGCTCAATTGTCGTTGTTGTGAgcagtgccacgcccatcgCCAGCTTACGTTGCCGCTGCAGGCAACAGCCTATCCGTGGGATGAGGCGagtgccgcagcagcagcggcagccgtcGCCGCCAGCGGAGGAGCTGGCGCCGAGCAACGTTTCTGGGCGGCACAACCGCCGGGCAATTTCTACTCACCCAATCCGGGCGGCGAGGAGACGGTCAGCGGCTGTCGCAATGGACGTGATCGCGCcaatcgcagcagcagcagcggctggaGTTGGCCGAGAATGCCATGGCAACGCACCACGCCGGACGCAACACGACGATTTCGACAAGCTGCCGCCAGCCCGGACTCCCAGTACGGCTTCAGCTCGGCGACggccgtcgccgttgccgaTGGCAATCAGATGCTTATCGAGGAGCCTGTCGTGGTTGGCGGCAACTATAACGCGCTGTCGCCTCCCAATGCACTGCCTTACGGCGTTTGGGGTCCACCGCCGCCGTACAGCGATCCCAACAGTCCAGCACGACGTGGCTACTATCAATATTTGCAGGCGGGCACCTGCCTGCCGGGCAATCCCACCGTGACGGCACTgatgccacagcagcagcaggagcagcccCAGCAGCTGGTGCCACAGTCACGTGCCTGTGGCCAGCATCAGGGTCAGTCCGCGACGCTGGAACGCATGGATGGTCTGAGCGGAGCCACTGCATCGGTGGGCAATGTACGCAGCGCCGCCTACAAAGCGAAGACGACCGTGGGCAATGGTGAATATGAGAATACGCACTCGGACAGCGACGGATGCAATGGCTGGGAACGTGATCGGTGCTCCAACACGCTGCCCACACGCAAGCTGAAGAAGCGCATCGAGGCGGGCGCCAAGAGCATCGGTCCACAGAACAACGCCAGCCAGCAGAGACCCAATGTACAGCAGGTGTTCGCCTGTGAGGTGGCCGCCAAGCAACAAGCCGAGCAGCAAGCGCAGCCACAAGCGGGCATCGGGGTGGAGAACAGTGGCTACCAGGATTCGAACGGGGCCATTGCAAAGGGTCAAGCGGCGCCGCCGTCGGCGCCAACAGCTGCTGCGGGTGAGATGCTGGAGGGTGCTGAGTCGGAGGTGTACTTTGCGGAtgtgagcagctgctgcaacatgTCCCTAAAGAACGACAACTACTACGACAATGCCCAGCGGCATCAAGtgcatcatcagcatcagcacagcaactgcagccacagcagcagtaACCAGagcactaacaacaacaacaatgaggaTTATCTTGCGCAACGTTTTGCTAGACGGGAGCATTCGGTGCGCAGTCGCCTACCCATTCCGCAAACACGCCTGGAGGATGATTACGAAAGCTCCAACCTGAACATGCCGACATTGAAGAGCGCCGCTTtggatcagcagcagcaacagctgcagaaGGACATCTCGCGGCAGAGCATGTGCTCGGTGGACTCGGAGGCGAAGACTGAGTTCACAGACTTGTCGCCATCGACGCCAGGTGAggggcagctgccgctgccaccgccgcccGCCAACTTTGCCAGCGATCCGCCAGTTTCACAGACATCGGCTGCCAACTTTGTGGCCTCGTTTCCATACTCGTCGGAGTCACAGTGCCTGGAGGCGCATCGCCGCTCCACCAAGAACATACACGAGCTGTTGCTGACGACAGGAAATGGAACTGGCTCCACGGCCGTCGATGCCCAGGCCCATTACGAGATCATCAACGATCGCTACCAGCTGCAGCGCTCTGTTGCAGCCAAGTCCAAGTCGAAGAGCCGCTCCCGAGAACATTTGGATATCTATGAAGGCGGCGGTTGTCCGGCGGAGCGTTCCTCCGACTGGTCCGATGGCAGCGGCTGCGGTGCTGTGCGCACCGGCAGCAAACGTTTGTGA
- the LOC6636855 gene encoding uncharacterized protein isoform X3 codes for MDAAFSQPTSGSVSASLQRVASQSSLVQAAAPHHYHYIQYPAHYLQQQAIGLASVADAVQQCQCPCSCGRASGTQQQQNASMAVAVLVHQQTSTTAQQTALKTQSAQSLLNHSYQALPNEEQQQRAQQNLPFDPARCDCDLECRCAANSSSLSQQQQQHKRSLIADAMLGADEITVSESDNNSTMIKKKKPRACVANATDQLPSKTDSCNDIYHDTELEAAAAVTSASGRAGGAKSQGLDDNRPPLPPRPPPRPRSNGNSSIAHRHGAGIKKYVVWCLICGGFSCLLGVLFLGVYFLLHSYTITVGNFETVPTFVPATLLILTGVCIMSLARRRNRYSYLIKLSGACGLVSALTCALVTVTTTVLHMSRLQALRECEYAQKTRTCTCYSDLIESHVDRVDKEGVRLVFDSLSDCGVVHGSLYSCLRAIFGLSVAGVLIAVFSCMLVYQLLSHERKKMYWEQLELRCRSLYASQAPPPHGLAPGRMLNCRCCEQCHAHRQLTLPLQATAYPWDEASAAAAAAAVAASGGAGAEQRFWAAQPPGNFYSPNPGGEETVSGCRNGRDRANRSSSSGWSWPRMPWQRTTPDATRRFRQAAASPDSQYGFSSATAVAVADGNQMLIEEPVVVGGNYNALSPPNALPYGVWGPPPPYSDPNSPARRGYYQYLQAGTCLPGNPTVTALMPQQQQEQPQQLVPQSRACGQHQGQSATLERMDGLSGATASVGNVRSAAYKAKTTVGNGEYENTHSDSDGCNGWERDRCSNTLPTRKLKKRIEAGAKSIGPQNNASQQRPNVQQVFACEVAAKQQAEQQAQPQAGIGVENSGYQDSNGAIAKGQAAPPSAPTAAAGEMLEGAESEVYFADVSSCCNMSLKNDNYYDNAQRHQVHHQHQHSNCSHSSSNQSTNNNNNEDYLAQRFARREHSVRSRLPIPQTRLEDDYESSNLNMPTLKSAALDQQQQQLQKDISRQSMCSVDSEAKTEFTDLSPSTPGEGQLPLPPPPANFASDPPVSQTSAANFVASFPYSSESQCLEAHRRSTKNIHELLLTTGNGTGSTAVDAQAHYEIINDRYQLQRSVAAKSKSKSRSREHLDIYEGGGCPAERSSDWSDGSGCGAVRTGSKRL; via the exons ATGGACGCCGCCTTCAGTCAGCCAACTTCGGGCTCAGTCTCGGCATCCCTGCAACGTGTGGCCTCGCAGTCGAGCCTTGTCCAGGCAGCAGCGCCCCATCACTATCATTATATACAATATCCGGCGCATTATCTGCAGCAACAGGCAATTGGCCTGGCATCGGTGGCGGATGCTGTGCAGCAATGTCAGTGCCCCTGCTCCTGCGGACGCGCAAGTGGaacccagcagcagcagaatgcATCCATGGCTGTGGCCGTGCTGGTGCATCAGCAGACCTCGACGACAGCTCAGCAGACGGCGCTGAAGACACAATCGGCGCAGTCGCTGCTAAATCATTCGTACCAAGCTCTGCCCaacgaggagcagcagcaacgagcACAGCAAAATTTACCATTCGACCCGGCCAGATGCGACTGCGATCTGGAGTGCAGATGCGCCGCCAACAGCAGCTCCTTatcccaacagcagcagcagcacaaacgCAGCCTGATCGCGGATGCCATGCTGGGTGCGGACGAGATTACGGTCAGCGAGTCCGACAATAACAGCACCATGATCAAAAAGAAGAAGCCCCGAGCCTGTGTGGCCAACGCAACGGACCAGCTGCCCTCCAAAACGGACAGTTGCAATGATATCTACCACGACACGGAACTCGAGGCGGCTGCGGCTGTTACGTCTGCCTCGGGCAGAGCTGGCGGCGCTAAGTCGCAGGGCTTGGATGACAATCGTCCACCTTTACCGCCACGCCCTCCGCCCAGGCCACGCAGCAACGGGAACAGCTCTATAG CTCATCGCCATGGTGCTGGGATCAAGAAGTATGTGGTGTGGTGCCTCATCTGCGGCGGATTTAGCTGCCTGCTGGGCGTGCTCTTCTTGGGCGTATACTTTCTGCTCCATTCCTATACTATAACCGTGGGCAACTTTGAAACGGTGCCCACCTTTGTGCCCGCCACGCTG CTAATCCTCACGGGCGTTTGCATTATGAGCCTGGCGCGTCGTCGCAATCGATATAGCTATCTC ATCAAGCTGTCAGGAGCCTGTGGCCTTGTCTCCGCCTTAACCTGCGCCCTGGTGACCGTGACCACCACCGTCCTCCACATGAGCCGGCTGCAGGCGTTGCGTGAATGCGAATATGCGCAGAAGACGCGTACCTGCACCTGCTACTCGGATCTCATTGAATCACACGTGGATCGCGTTGACAAAG AAGGCGTGCGTCTGGTCTTCGACTCGCTCTCGGACTGCGGCGTCGTCCACGGCTCCCTTTACTCCTGCCTGCGCGCGATTTTCGGCCTGTCCGTGGCCGGCGTGCTCATCGCCGTGTTCAGCTGCATGCTGGTCTATCAGCTGCTCAGCCACGAGCGCAAGAAGATGTACTgggagcagctggagctgcgcTGCCGATCCCTATATGCCAGCCAGGCGCCACCGCCACATGGACTCGCGCCGGGTCGCATGCTCAATTGTCGTTGTTGTGAgcagtgccacgcccatcgCCAGCTTACGTTGCCGCTGCAGGCAACAGCCTATCCGTGGGATGAGGCGagtgccgcagcagcagcggcagccgtcGCCGCCAGCGGAGGAGCTGGCGCCGAGCAACGTTTCTGGGCGGCACAACCGCCGGGCAATTTCTACTCACCCAATCCGGGCGGCGAGGAGACGGTCAGCGGCTGTCGCAATGGACGTGATCGCGCcaatcgcagcagcagcagcggctggaGTTGGCCGAGAATGCCATGGCAACGCACCACGCCGGACGCAACACGACGATTTCGACAAGCTGCCGCCAGCCCGGACTCCCAGTACGGCTTCAGCTCGGCGACggccgtcgccgttgccgaTGGCAATCAGATGCTTATCGAGGAGCCTGTCGTGGTTGGCGGCAACTATAACGCGCTGTCGCCTCCCAATGCACTGCCTTACGGCGTTTGGGGTCCACCGCCGCCGTACAGCGATCCCAACAGTCCAGCACGACGTGGCTACTATCAATATTTGCAGGCGGGCACCTGCCTGCCGGGCAATCCCACCGTGACGGCACTgatgccacagcagcagcaggagcagcccCAGCAGCTGGTGCCACAGTCACGTGCCTGTGGCCAGCATCAGGGTCAGTCCGCGACGCTGGAACGCATGGATGGTCTGAGCGGAGCCACTGCATCGGTGGGCAATGTACGCAGCGCCGCCTACAAAGCGAAGACGACCGTGGGCAATGGTGAATATGAGAATACGCACTCGGACAGCGACGGATGCAATGGCTGGGAACGTGATCGGTGCTCCAACACGCTGCCCACACGCAAGCTGAAGAAGCGCATCGAGGCGGGCGCCAAGAGCATCGGTCCACAGAACAACGCCAGCCAGCAGAGACCCAATGTACAGCAGGTGTTCGCCTGTGAGGTGGCCGCCAAGCAACAAGCCGAGCAGCAAGCGCAGCCACAAGCGGGCATCGGGGTGGAGAACAGTGGCTACCAGGATTCGAACGGGGCCATTGCAAAGGGTCAAGCGGCGCCGCCGTCGGCGCCAACAGCTGCTGCGGGTGAGATGCTGGAGGGTGCTGAGTCGGAGGTGTACTTTGCGGAtgtgagcagctgctgcaacatgTCCCTAAAGAACGACAACTACTACGACAATGCCCAGCGGCATCAAGtgcatcatcagcatcagcacagcaactgcagccacagcagcagtaACCAGagcactaacaacaacaacaatgaggaTTATCTTGCGCAACGTTTTGCTAGACGGGAGCATTCGGTGCGCAGTCGCCTACCCATTCCGCAAACACGCCTGGAGGATGATTACGAAAGCTCCAACCTGAACATGCCGACATTGAAGAGCGCCGCTTtggatcagcagcagcaacagctgcagaaGGACATCTCGCGGCAGAGCATGTGCTCGGTGGACTCGGAGGCGAAGACTGAGTTCACAGACTTGTCGCCATCGACGCCAGGTGAggggcagctgccgctgccaccgccgcccGCCAACTTTGCCAGCGATCCGCCAGTTTCACAGACATCGGCTGCCAACTTTGTGGCCTCGTTTCCATACTCGTCGGAGTCACAGTGCCTGGAGGCGCATCGCCGCTCCACCAAGAACATACACGAGCTGTTGCTGACGACAGGAAATGGAACTGGCTCCACGGCCGTCGATGCCCAGGCCCATTACGAGATCATCAACGATCGCTACCAGCTGCAGCGCTCTGTTGCAGCCAAGTCCAAGTCGAAGAGCCGCTCCCGAGAACATTTGGATATCTATGAAGGCGGCGGTTGTCCGGCGGAGCGTTCCTCCGACTGGTCCGATGGCAGCGGCTGCGGTGCTGTGCGCACCGGCAGCAAACGTTTGTGA
- the LOC6636855 gene encoding uncharacterized protein isoform X6: MHGYPVMQFVQYSMPPPCSWVPAPPPTSASEAHHRGSLAHRHGAGIKKYVVWCLICGGFSCLLGVLFLGVYFLLHSYTITVGNFETVPTFVPATLLILTGVCIMSLARRRNRYSYLIKLSGACGLVSALTCALVTVTTTVLHMSRLQALRECEYAQKTRTCTCYSDLIESHVDRVDKEGVRLVFDSLSDCGVVHGSLYSCLRAIFGLSVAGVLIAVFSCMLVYQLLSHERKKMYWEQLELRCRSLYASQAPPPHGLAPGRMLNCRCCEQCHAHRQLTLPLQATAYPWDEASAAAAAAAVAASGGAGAEQRFWAAQPPGNFYSPNPGGEETVSGCRNGRDRANRSSSSGWSWPRMPWQRTTPDATRRFRQAAASPDSQYGFSSATAVAVADGNQMLIEEPVVVGGNYNALSPPNALPYGVWGPPPPYSDPNSPARRGYYQYLQAGTCLPGNPTVTALMPQQQQEQPQQLVPQSRACGQHQGQSATLERMDGLSGATASVGNVRSAAYKAKTTVGNGEYENTHSDSDGCNGWERDRCSNTLPTRKLKKRIEAGAKSIGPQNNASQQRPNVQQVFACEVAAKQQAEQQAQPQAGIGVENSGYQDSNGAIAKGQAAPPSAPTAAAGEMLEGAESEVYFADVSSCCNMSLKNDNYYDNAQRHQVHHQHQHSNCSHSSSNQSTNNNNNEDYLAQRFARREHSVRSRLPIPQTRLEDDYESSNLNMPTLKSAALDQQQQQLQKDISRQSMCSVDSEAKTEFTDLSPSTPGEGQLPLPPPPANFASDPPVSQTSAANFVASFPYSSESQCLEAHRRSTKNIHELLLTTGNGTGSTAVDAQAHYEIINDRYQLQRSVAAKSKSKSRSREHLDIYEGGGCPAERSSDWSDGSGCGAVRTGSKRL; encoded by the exons ATGCATGGCTATCCGGTGATGCAGTTCGTGCAATACAGCATGCCTCCGCCGTGCTCCTGGGTACCCGCACCGCCACCCACATCCGCCTCAGAGGCACATCATCGCGGCTCGCTGG CTCATCGCCATGGTGCTGGGATCAAGAAGTATGTGGTGTGGTGCCTCATCTGCGGCGGATTTAGCTGCCTGCTGGGCGTGCTCTTCTTGGGCGTATACTTTCTGCTCCATTCCTATACTATAACCGTGGGCAACTTTGAAACGGTGCCCACCTTTGTGCCCGCCACGCTG CTAATCCTCACGGGCGTTTGCATTATGAGCCTGGCGCGTCGTCGCAATCGATATAGCTATCTC ATCAAGCTGTCAGGAGCCTGTGGCCTTGTCTCCGCCTTAACCTGCGCCCTGGTGACCGTGACCACCACCGTCCTCCACATGAGCCGGCTGCAGGCGTTGCGTGAATGCGAATATGCGCAGAAGACGCGTACCTGCACCTGCTACTCGGATCTCATTGAATCACACGTGGATCGCGTTGACAAAG AAGGCGTGCGTCTGGTCTTCGACTCGCTCTCGGACTGCGGCGTCGTCCACGGCTCCCTTTACTCCTGCCTGCGCGCGATTTTCGGCCTGTCCGTGGCCGGCGTGCTCATCGCCGTGTTCAGCTGCATGCTGGTCTATCAGCTGCTCAGCCACGAGCGCAAGAAGATGTACTgggagcagctggagctgcgcTGCCGATCCCTATATGCCAGCCAGGCGCCACCGCCACATGGACTCGCGCCGGGTCGCATGCTCAATTGTCGTTGTTGTGAgcagtgccacgcccatcgCCAGCTTACGTTGCCGCTGCAGGCAACAGCCTATCCGTGGGATGAGGCGagtgccgcagcagcagcggcagccgtcGCCGCCAGCGGAGGAGCTGGCGCCGAGCAACGTTTCTGGGCGGCACAACCGCCGGGCAATTTCTACTCACCCAATCCGGGCGGCGAGGAGACGGTCAGCGGCTGTCGCAATGGACGTGATCGCGCcaatcgcagcagcagcagcggctggaGTTGGCCGAGAATGCCATGGCAACGCACCACGCCGGACGCAACACGACGATTTCGACAAGCTGCCGCCAGCCCGGACTCCCAGTACGGCTTCAGCTCGGCGACggccgtcgccgttgccgaTGGCAATCAGATGCTTATCGAGGAGCCTGTCGTGGTTGGCGGCAACTATAACGCGCTGTCGCCTCCCAATGCACTGCCTTACGGCGTTTGGGGTCCACCGCCGCCGTACAGCGATCCCAACAGTCCAGCACGACGTGGCTACTATCAATATTTGCAGGCGGGCACCTGCCTGCCGGGCAATCCCACCGTGACGGCACTgatgccacagcagcagcaggagcagcccCAGCAGCTGGTGCCACAGTCACGTGCCTGTGGCCAGCATCAGGGTCAGTCCGCGACGCTGGAACGCATGGATGGTCTGAGCGGAGCCACTGCATCGGTGGGCAATGTACGCAGCGCCGCCTACAAAGCGAAGACGACCGTGGGCAATGGTGAATATGAGAATACGCACTCGGACAGCGACGGATGCAATGGCTGGGAACGTGATCGGTGCTCCAACACGCTGCCCACACGCAAGCTGAAGAAGCGCATCGAGGCGGGCGCCAAGAGCATCGGTCCACAGAACAACGCCAGCCAGCAGAGACCCAATGTACAGCAGGTGTTCGCCTGTGAGGTGGCCGCCAAGCAACAAGCCGAGCAGCAAGCGCAGCCACAAGCGGGCATCGGGGTGGAGAACAGTGGCTACCAGGATTCGAACGGGGCCATTGCAAAGGGTCAAGCGGCGCCGCCGTCGGCGCCAACAGCTGCTGCGGGTGAGATGCTGGAGGGTGCTGAGTCGGAGGTGTACTTTGCGGAtgtgagcagctgctgcaacatgTCCCTAAAGAACGACAACTACTACGACAATGCCCAGCGGCATCAAGtgcatcatcagcatcagcacagcaactgcagccacagcagcagtaACCAGagcactaacaacaacaacaatgaggaTTATCTTGCGCAACGTTTTGCTAGACGGGAGCATTCGGTGCGCAGTCGCCTACCCATTCCGCAAACACGCCTGGAGGATGATTACGAAAGCTCCAACCTGAACATGCCGACATTGAAGAGCGCCGCTTtggatcagcagcagcaacagctgcagaaGGACATCTCGCGGCAGAGCATGTGCTCGGTGGACTCGGAGGCGAAGACTGAGTTCACAGACTTGTCGCCATCGACGCCAGGTGAggggcagctgccgctgccaccgccgcccGCCAACTTTGCCAGCGATCCGCCAGTTTCACAGACATCGGCTGCCAACTTTGTGGCCTCGTTTCCATACTCGTCGGAGTCACAGTGCCTGGAGGCGCATCGCCGCTCCACCAAGAACATACACGAGCTGTTGCTGACGACAGGAAATGGAACTGGCTCCACGGCCGTCGATGCCCAGGCCCATTACGAGATCATCAACGATCGCTACCAGCTGCAGCGCTCTGTTGCAGCCAAGTCCAAGTCGAAGAGCCGCTCCCGAGAACATTTGGATATCTATGAAGGCGGCGGTTGTCCGGCGGAGCGTTCCTCCGACTGGTCCGATGGCAGCGGCTGCGGTGCTGTGCGCACCGGCAGCAAACGTTTGTGA